The following coding sequences lie in one Rutidosis leptorrhynchoides isolate AG116_Rl617_1_P2 chromosome 4, CSIRO_AGI_Rlap_v1, whole genome shotgun sequence genomic window:
- the LOC139904361 gene encoding protein ANTAGONIST OF LIKE HETEROCHROMATIN PROTEIN 1-like, protein MEISSLNQEDYSYFYTFFQDFDNNNTNNNIATTTDVLPIPIDNKRRKLDDENNSLKQILNTISFADHNQATFTSNFDFEFQAPTSNFESEMADSERSRARKTPPPKFDAVEEASSSHGGGQRRLWVKERSKGWWEYYNSDECPDEEFKREFRMSKTTFTMICDELDSVVTKKDTMLRMAIPVRQRVAVCLYRLATGDPLRTVSGKFGLGISTCHKLVLEVCAAIRTVLMPKYLQWPDHERLHNIKTEFRSISGLPDVSGSIYTTHISIIAPKVSPAAYFNKKHTDRNQKPSYSTTVQGVVDPHGVFTDICIGYPGSMSDDKILEKSALSHRFSNGHLRNTRIVANSAYPLLDWLLVPYTHQNHTWSQHLFNERIGDVQNVAKDAFIRLKGRWACLQKRTEVKLQELPVVLGACCVLHNICEINNETMDDNLRFDLFDDEIPFVENGITNSLNSVQDRDTIAQNLLHRSHES, encoded by the coding sequence ATGGAAATCAGTTCATTAAACCAAGAAGACTACTCTTACTTCTACACCTTCTTTCAGGATTTCGACAACAataacaccaacaacaacatcgcAACTACTACCGACGTCCTTCCTATTCCAATCGACAATAAACGTCGAAAACTTGATGATGAAAACAACTCATTAAAACAAATTCTCAACACGATCTCGTTTGCTGATCATAATCAGGCTACTTTCACTTCCAATTTTGACTTTGAATTTCAAGCACCGACTTCCAATTTTGAATCGGAAATGGCGGATTCCGAGAGAAGTAGAGCTAGAAAAACACCACCGCCGAAATTCGATGCCGTTGAGGAAGCGAGTTCAAGCCACGGTGGAGGACAACGGAGGTTATGGGTGAAGGAAAGATCAAAAGGGTGGTGGGAGTATTACAATAGCGACGAATGTCCTGACGAGGAGTTTAAAAGAGAATTTCGAATGAGTAAAACCACTTTTACCATGATTTGTGACGAATTGGATTCTGTCGTCACTAAAAAGGACACTATGCTTCGTATGGCCATTCCAGTTCGGCAACGCGTGGCAGTGTGCTTGTACCGGTTAGCAACCGGTGACCCGTTGAGAACTGTTTCCGGCAAATTCGGTTTAGGCATTTCAACTTGCCATAAATTGGTTTTAGAAGTTTGTGCTGCTATTCGGACCGTCTTAATGCCCAAATACCTCCAATGGCCCGATCATGAACGTCTCCATAATATCAAAACCGAATTCAGGTCAATTTCGGGCTTACCAGATGTCTCCGGCTCAATTTACACTACGCATATCTCAATCATCGCGCCAAAAGTTAGCCCGGCTGCATACTTTAATAAGAAACACACGGACAGAAACCAAAAGCCATCCTACTCTACTACGGTCCAAGGTGTGGTAGACCCACATGGCGTCTTTACGGATATATGCATTGGCTATCCTGGTTCGATGTCTGACGACAAAATCTTGGAAAAATCCGCTCTCTCACATAGGTTTAGCAACGGTCATTTGAGGAATACACGAATAGTGGCTAACTCAGCTTACCCACTGTTGGACTGGCTTTTGGTGCCGTACACGCACCAAAACCATACATGGAGTCAGCATTTATTTAATGAGAGAATTGGGGATGTTCAAAACGTAGCTAAAGATGCTTTTATTAGATTAAAAGGGAGGTGGGCATGTTTACAGAAAAGGACAGAAGTCAAGCTTCAAGAATTGCCAGTGGTTTTAGGGGCATGTTGTGTTTTGCACAACATTTGTGAGATTAATAATGAGACTATGGATGACAATTTAAGGTTTGACTTGTTTGATGATGAGATCCCATTTGTGGAAAATGGTATCACCAATTCACTAAATTCAGTGCAAGACAGAGATACTATTGCACAGAATTTGTTGCACCGTAGTCATGAAAGCTAG